From Plectropomus leopardus isolate mb chromosome 17, YSFRI_Pleo_2.0, whole genome shotgun sequence, a single genomic window includes:
- the cldni gene encoding claudin i gives MGSVGVQIVCVALGVLGLIGAIVCCAVPRWKVSSFTGSNIVTAQSTQDGLWMSCVMQSTGQQQCKSYDSLLVLPSDLQAARAMTIISCLLSGLSILILFCGADFTTCIENEDAKPKISLVAGVGMLLAGLLVLIAVSWSAHNVIREFNNPLVAASQKRELGACIFVGWGSGVLLLLAGGLLCCFSRPRSGSSGGTAKYYSNSASGANKNYV, from the exons ATGGGATCTGTCGGAGTTCAGATTGTATGCGTGGCCCTAGGGGTCCTCGGCCTGATCGGGGCCATTGTATGCTGCGCTGTCCCACGCTGGAAAGTGTCCTCCTTCACAGGATCCAACATCGTGACTGCACAG AGCACACAGGACGGCCTGTGGATGAGTTGTGTGATGCAGAGTACCGGCCAGCAGCAGTGCAAGAGCTACGACTCCCTGCTGGTGTTGCCCTCTGACCTGCAGGCTGCCCGCGCCATGACCATCATCAGCTGCCTGCTCAGTGGCCTCAGCATACTCATCCTCTTCTGCGGAGCCGACTTCACCACCTGCATAGAGAATGAAGATGCCAAGCCCAAGATCAGCCTGGTGGCCGGGGTGGGCATGCTGCTGGCAGGCCTCTTGGTGCTCATCGCTGTCAGCTGGTCCGCCCACAATGTCATACGAGAATTCAACAACCCCTTGGTGGCAGCTTCCCAGAAGAGGGAGCTGGGAGCGTGCATCTTTGTGGGTTGGGGCTCCGGCGTGCTGCTCCTCCTGGCTGGAGGTCTGCTTTGCTGCTTCAGCAGGCCCAGATCTGGCAGCTCCGGAGGAACCGCCAAGTACTACAGCAACAGCGCCTCTGGAGCCAATAAAAACTACGTGTAG
- the coro1a gene encoding coronin-1A encodes MSKKVVRSSKFRHVFGQAVKADQCYDDIRISQMTWDSNFCSVNPKFVAMIVDASGGGAFIVLPLSKTGRIDMSYPTVCGHTGPVLDIDFCPHNDNIIASGSEDCSVMIWEIPDGGLTTSLTDPVVKLDGHSKRVGILSWHPTAHNVLMSAGCDNVVILWNVARGEAVVRIDSVHTDLIYSACWNRDGSQILTSCKDKTLRVLDPRKGTVLIEKTKPHEGSRPVRAVFVSDGKILSTGFSRMSERQVALWDSKNFAEPLTLQELDTSSGVLLPFFDPDTGVVYLCGKGDSSIRYFEVTDEAPYVHYLSMFSSKESQKGMGYMPKRGLEVNKCEIARFYKLHERKCEPIVMTVPRKSDLFQEDLYPDTVGPEPSVEADEWFQGKDGQPILISLKDGFAATTKAKEFKVHKSLLKTTTVSAGNQDNSGEVQSLRKEVKDLKAAIEELTNRVKELESNH; translated from the exons ATGTCCAAGAAGGTTGTGAGGTCCAGTAAGTTCCGTCACGTCTTTGGCCAGGCTGTGAAGGCTGACCAATGCTACGATGACATTCGAATCTCCCAGATGACATGGGACAGCAACTTCTGCTCCGTTAACCCCAAGTTTGTGGCCATGATTGTGGATGCCAGCGGTGGAGGAGCCTTCATAGTGTTGCCCCTGAGCAAG acaGGACGTATCGACATGTCCTACCCAACTGTGTGCGGCCACACAGGACCAGTCCTGGACATCGACTTCTGTCCTCACAATGACAACATCATTGCCAGTGGCTCAGAGGACTGCAGTGTCATG ATTTGGGAGATCCCGGACGGCGGACTGACTACGTCTCTCACAGATCCTGTCGTCAAGCTGGACGGCCACTCCAAACGTGTTGGCATTCTCAGCTGGCACCCCACCGCCCACAATGTGCTGATGAGTGCAG GCTGTGATAACGTGGTGATCCTGTGGAACGTGGCTCGTGGCGAGGCAGTGGTGAGGATCGACAGTGTTCACACTGACCTTATCTACAGTGCCTGCTGGAACCGGGATGGCTCCCAGATTCTCACCTCCTGCAAGGACAAGACCTTGCGGGTGCTGGACCCACGCAAGGGCACCGTCCTCATT GAGAAGACGAAGCCTCATGAGGGCTCCAGGCCCGTCAGGGCAGTGTTCGTGTCTGACGGGAAGATCCTCAGCACCGGATTCAGTCGCATGAGTGAGAGACAGGTGGCGCTGTGGGACTCA AAGAACTTTGCAGAGCCGCTGACCCTGCAGGAGCTGGACACCAGCAGTGGTGTCCTACTGCCATTTTTTGACCCAGACACGGGTGTTGTCTACCTCTGTGGCAAG GGGGACAGCAGTATCCGTTACTTTGAGGTGACAGATGAAGCTCCTTATGTCCACTACCTGTCCATGTTCAGCAGCAAGGAGAGCCAGAAGGGGATGGGATACATGCCGAAGAGGGGCCTCGAGGTCAACAAATGTGAAATTGCCAG GTTCTACAAACTCCATGAGAGGAAATGTGAGCCTATAGTCATGACGGTGCCAcgcaag TCTGATCTATTCCAGGAGGATCTATACCCAGACACTGTCGGCCCTGAGCCTTCAGTCGAGGCTGATGAGTGGTTTCAAGGAAAAGATGGCCAGCCTATTCTGATCTCTCTAAAGGATGGGTTCGCAGCAACCACCAAGGCCAAGGAGTTCAAAGTTCACAAGAGTCTCTTGAAGACCACGACTGTCTCTGCTGGGAACCAGGATAATAGTGGG GAGGTTCAGTCCCTGAGAAAGGAGGTGAAAGACCTCAAAGCAGCGATAGAGGAGCTGACCAATCGTGTGAAGGAGCTTGAGAGCAACCATTaa